GTTCGATACCGATGCTGAGCGGCAGATGAATGCAGGTGATTTGAGCGCAATCCATGCGCAAGCCTTGGTTACTGAACAGACAGGGCTTTTGCTCGAAACTGAGTGAGCCAGCGCCGCCGCCGATATATTGATAATGCCCGCCAAAGATTTCATACAGGCTTTCTAACAGTGAGCTGATACGTTTGCTTAAGCCATCAACCAACGTTACCAGGGTGGCATTGGTGGGTGTTAGTGCGGATAGGGCTTCTATTGCGGAAAAATAATCCGCATCAGGGTCAGATAAGTGTTCGATATGGTACACCTCACTGACAATGGGTAAGGCGCAAACCACACTGCCTTGTTGCAGGATTTGCCCATTGGCAATGATTTCAGGAAAAATACCGCCAAAGATGGGGATGGAAAGTGCTTGTAGGTAAGTATCCAGTTGCGCGGGCGTGAAGCCATTCGCATCGGCGGCGAAGACCAAGACACTTTGCGCTCCCGCCGCGATAGCTTTATCCAGCGATTGCAGCAAGCCCTCGCAGCTTCCACTCTGATCAACAAAGATTTGGGCAGGCGTTAGGTGCATGGGTAAGCGTTCCTGTCGTTGGTTTATTATTTTTACAAGATTAGCTAGTCATTATATTTAACAATTAGCAGATAAGAAAGTTATATATTTATACGAATCGCGCATGACCGTTTAGGCAACTTTTGTTGCGGTTTTTTCTGATTGGTGTATACAATAATTTTATATAAAAATAATAAGCCGAAGCCATTTCCCTAATCATGAGGACAACAAGAATGAAACTTTCTACGCATGTTCAAGGCGATTTTACTATTGCAACCATTGACGAAACCCGCATGGATGCTGCCATTGCTCCCGAATTTAAGTATCAAATTGTGCAACTGCTCGAAGACGGTGCAACCCGTATTGTCTTGGATTTGAGCACCGTCAAGTTCATGGACAGTAGCAGCCTCGGCGTACTGGTCAGCCTGTTGAAAATGGTGGGCAATCGTGGCGATTTGATCATTGTTGGTGCGAAAGGTGTTGTGGCGGATCTGTTTAAGCTGACCCGCATGGAGCGCGTATTCCGCATGGCTGATAGCGTTGAAGCCGCATTAGGTGCCGTTGCTGCCTAGTTGACCGCGTATCACCCAATTGAGGAGGGGTTTTCATGAAAGCGATGATTCTGGCAGCCGGTAAAGGCACGCGCGTGCGCCCAATTACCAACGAAATGCCCAAACCGATGATTCCGATCTTGCGCAAGCCGGTCATGGAATCCATTGTGGAATTGCTGCGCACTCACGGTGTCGAAGACATTGTGGTCAATACCAGCCACCTTGCCCCCGTGATCGAAAACTATTTTCGTGACGGGAATCAGCTAGGCGTGCAGATTGCGTATTCCTACGAAGGCTACATGACCGAAGAAGGCTTGGAAGGCAAAGCGCTGGGATCAGCAGGCGGCATGAAGCGCATTCAAAACTTTTCCGGGTTTTTCGATGAAACCTTCATTGTGCTGTGTGGCGATGCGTGGATTGATCTTGATCTGACCGAAGCTTTGCGCCAACACCGTGAAAAAGGCGGGGTGGCGACCATTATCTTGCAGGAAGTCCCCCGCGAGGAAGTACACAAATACGGCGTGGTCAAATTGGATGCGCATCAACGCATCGTGCAGTTTCAGGAAAAACCTAAGCCCGAAGCTGCGGTTTCCAACCTGATCAATACCGGCATCTACTTGTTTGAACCGGAGATTTTCGACTATATCCCTGCTGGCGTGGAATACGACATTGGCAGTCAGTTGTTCCCGGCATTGGTTGCGGCGGGTGAGGAATTCTACGGCATCAAAATGGATTTCCAGTGGGTGGATATTGGTTCCGTGCCGGATGTGTGGGAAGCCACGCGCAAAGCCTTGCAAGGGGATATTCACGGCTTTCAAATGCCCGGCAAACAAGTGCGCCCCGGCGTATGGGCAGGGATCAATGTCAGCGTGAATTGGGAGCGTGTCAACATTATCCCGCCTGTCTACATTGGCAGCAGCACGCAAATCGAAGCAGGCAGCAAGATTACCGGCCCGTGCATGATTGGGGCTAACTGCCTGATCGAGTCTGGCGCAGAAATCAGCGAATGCCTGATTAGCGATTATACCCGCATCGGTGGCATGGCAACCTTGGACCACAAACTGATCTTTGGCGGCGACTGCATTGCACCGGATGGCAGTGTGTTGAATGTGGGTGAAACGCAAATTCGCTGGTTAGTGGATGACAGACGCCGGGCGCTCAACCCTAGCGACATTCACGACATGCTGCTGTTTAATAATATGCACAGTTTCTATGGCGAATTGTCACGGGAAACGGAGGCGGCCTAATGGAAACGGCTTACAAACACTATGACATTCGGCTCTCTATCGACAGCCGTTTGGAGCAAGTACGGGTATTGTCAGGTGCATTACGCGGAATCGGCAAAGAGCTGGAACTGTCCGATGATAAGCTGGGGCAACTCGAATTAATGATGGTGGAAGCCGTCAATAATGTGATCGAACACGCCTACGAAATGCAGGGTGGCAACGATGTGCGGGTGCGGGTGGAGTACAGCCCTGACGTGGTGAATCTGATCATTTCTGACAGCGGTCGCACCATGCCAGACGCGGTACACGCCGAGACGCATGAAATGCCTGACCCGGAAGACTTGCCAGAAGGCGGTTGGGGCATGGGTTTGATTCACTTGCTGGCAGATTCCATTCGCTATATCCGTGATGCCAAAGGCAACCATCTGCACGTCAGCAAGCAGTTGGCTTGAATATGAAGCGGTTGGTTTGGGCAGTCATCATGGTGTGGGTACTGCTCTTGCAGGGGTGCAGCAGCATCCCGTCCAGTCAGCCTGATTCTGTTAGCAAAACGGGTTCGTTGGCGGGGCAGTGGGAGTTTCTGCCATCTGGTTCGGAGGCGATGCCCGCCGCCAAAGCTGTATGGCAAACCATCAATGTTCCC
The DNA window shown above is from Candidatus Thiothrix sulfatifontis and carries:
- a CDS encoding STAS domain-containing protein is translated as MKLSTHVQGDFTIATIDETRMDAAIAPEFKYQIVQLLEDGATRIVLDLSTVKFMDSSSLGVLVSLLKMVGNRGDLIIVGAKGVVADLFKLTRMERVFRMADSVEAALGAVAA
- a CDS encoding NDP-sugar synthase → MKAMILAAGKGTRVRPITNEMPKPMIPILRKPVMESIVELLRTHGVEDIVVNTSHLAPVIENYFRDGNQLGVQIAYSYEGYMTEEGLEGKALGSAGGMKRIQNFSGFFDETFIVLCGDAWIDLDLTEALRQHREKGGVATIILQEVPREEVHKYGVVKLDAHQRIVQFQEKPKPEAAVSNLINTGIYLFEPEIFDYIPAGVEYDIGSQLFPALVAAGEEFYGIKMDFQWVDIGSVPDVWEATRKALQGDIHGFQMPGKQVRPGVWAGINVSVNWERVNIIPPVYIGSSTQIEAGSKITGPCMIGANCLIESGAEISECLISDYTRIGGMATLDHKLIFGGDCIAPDGSVLNVGETQIRWLVDDRRRALNPSDIHDMLLFNNMHSFYGELSRETEAA
- a CDS encoding ATP-binding protein, giving the protein METAYKHYDIRLSIDSRLEQVRVLSGALRGIGKELELSDDKLGQLELMMVEAVNNVIEHAYEMQGGNDVRVRVEYSPDVVNLIISDSGRTMPDAVHAETHEMPDPEDLPEGGWGMGLIHLLADSIRYIRDAKGNHLHVSKQLA